AAGAGCGGGGTGGTATGGGCCAACTGGATGAGCGCTGGCCTAACCCCCACAAGCTGCGCCAGGGTGTGGGGGGATCCTGAGCGCGGGTGGGCGGGGGCTAGAggcagcaccccccacccccaagcccgGCGCGCCGCGGCCGCCCGCCGCCTCCATCCgggcctctccccacctcccgcCCGCCCGCCCCCGCCCGCGCCCCTCCCCCGCCGGCGCGCACTGCGCCCGCCGCCCCTCCTCCGCCCGCCCGCCCGTCCTCCGCCCGCTCTCCCTGGCTCCCTCCCGGTCTCTCTTAAGTGCCATCGAGGGGCGCCGGGAATTGCAGCCAGTAAATCGCGTCCCACCACTCAGCAGCGGGGCCACCGCAGCGGCGCCGCCCGCGCCCGCCGGGAGCCCGCGCCGCCCGGGCGCCTCTCCAGGGCCCGCGAGGCCCGCCCCCCACCCGGCGCCGCGCTGCGCAGGGCCTGCCCCCGGGCCGGCCGGGGCGCACGGGGCCCGCGCTGGAGGCGAGGACGCGGCGGCCGCGGGGCGCACGGCCCGGAGCGCGCGGCCCGCGCCCCCGCGCGCCCTGCCCGCGCCCGCGCCCCGCGCTCCGGAGCCCGGCCCCACTGCCCGGGCTCTCCTGCGGGACGGATGCCGGCCCTCCGGCCGCCAGGGTAAGGGGGCAGcgcgggcggggcgggggcggaggGGGTGGGACCCGGTGCTCGCTCAGCGGCGGCGTCTGGCACGTGGGGGCGTCCCAAGTTCCCGCTGGAGGCCGGGCAGGTGGCGAGGCCGCAGGGGCGTGCTGCTCAGAGGCTGGCCCGGACTGCGCGCCTACTGTGCGCCGGGCGTGACCCGCTCGTTTGAGTGGGGGCTTCGTCCCCATTGAGTAGATGAGAAAACGGAGACTGAGGGAGGCCAAGTAGCTTGCTTGGGGACCCCAGCTGGCAAATGGCCGTGCCAGGATTTGACCCCGAGGCTGCTTGCTGCTACAGCCCGAGCTCGCCCCGCTAAGCCCCGGTCACTGAGTGCGGCCTATGAATATTTCAttgtagaaaagaggaaaaaatcatCCATTGTCCCACCACCATAATGCAGCCACTGTGAGCGCCAGGCTTCTTTATTTGGGccttgttctttttctctggttTCTTAAGAGTGTGTGTTTTTGGGTCAGTTGGACCATGGCTCCATCCTGACTCTAGTGTCAAGAAGTTTGGCTTTGGGCAAGTCCCTTAGCTTTCTTGGCCTTGGCCTCTGCGCTCAGGAAAATGGGGAGATTTCCAGGGATGTTGAGGGAATTAGGTGAGACTTGTGGGTAGCCTCAAGGAGGGGGAGAAGGTGGGGAGGGGCCATCCATTCAGCAGGGGTTCCTGGAGCCGCTGCCAGGAGCAGACTCAGGCCTGGGGAAGAGGGGCAGTGAGGCCCTGTCCATCCTTGTGGGCTGTGGAACCCC
Above is a window of Choloepus didactylus isolate mChoDid1 chromosome 8, mChoDid1.pri, whole genome shotgun sequence DNA encoding:
- the LOC119542526 gene encoding basic proline-rich protein-like, with amino-acid sequence MSAGLTPTSCARVWGDPERGWAGARGSTPHPQARRAAAARRLHPGLSPPPARPPPPAPLPRRRALRPPPLLRPPARPPPALPGSLPVSLKCHRGAPGIAASKSRPTTQQRGHRSGAARARREPAPPGRLSRAREARPPPGAALRRACPRAGRGARGPRWRRGRGGRGAHGPERAARAPARPARARAPRSGARPHCPGSPAGRMPALRPPGPLIPCCLRTFARAVPSAWSSLPASSHGYFLSVLQASAQLSWTSKTQGLHYTFPVHLPCFLTNVYCGCYQRIIYIMIRFLSNTPMEP